The following are from one region of the Canis lupus baileyi chromosome 25, mCanLup2.hap1, whole genome shotgun sequence genome:
- the ITGB7 gene encoding integrin beta-7 isoform X1, with protein MVALLTVLVLLLALRRGESELDAKISSAEKATEWRDPDLSLLGSCQPAPSCRECILSHPSCAWCKQLNFTASGEAEERRCGPAQELLARGCAPTALEEPRGRQEVLQERPLGSGLRGEGATQLTPQRVRVALRPGEPQRLAVRFRRAEGYPVDLYYLMDLSYSMKDDLERVRQLGHDLLVRLREVTQSVRIGFGSFVDKTVLPFVSTVPAKLRHPCPTRLERCQPPFSFRHVLSLTGDATAFEREVGRQSVSGNLDSPEGGFDAILQAALCQEKIGWRNVSRLLVFTSDDTFHTAGDGKLGGIFMPSDGHCHLDSNGLYSRSPEFDYPSVGQVAQALSAANIQPIFAVTSATLPVYQELSKLIPKSAVGELSEDSSNVVQLIMDAYNSLSSTVTLEHSALPPGVHISYESLCGDPEKREAEAGDRGQCSHVPINHTVNFLVTLQATRCLPEPHLLRLRALGFSEELTVELHTLCDCNCSDTQPQAPHCSDGQGLLQCGVCSCAPGRLGRLCECSEAELSSPDLESGCRAPNGTGPLCSGKGRCQCGRCSCSGQSSGPLCECDDASCERHEGILCGGFGHCQCGRCHCHANRTGSACECSMDTDSCLGPEGEVCSGHGDCKCNRCQCRDGYFGALCEQCSGCKTSCERHRDCAECGAFGTGPLATNCSVACAHYNVTLALVPVLDDGWCKERTLDNQLLFFLVEEEAGGMVVLTVRPQERGADHTQAIVLGCVGGIVAVGLGLVLAYRLSVEIYDRREFSRFEKEQKHLNWKQENNPLYRSAITTTVNPQFQETGSLLS; from the exons ATGGTGGCTTTGTTAACGGTCCTTGTTCTCCTGCTGGCCCTGAGGAGAGGGGAGAGTGAATTGGATGCCAAGATCTCCTCCGCAGAGAAGGCCACAGAATGGAGGGATCCTGACCTGTCCCTGCTGGGGTCCTGCcagcctgccccctcctgccGGGAATGCATCCTCTCACACCCAAGTTGTGCGTGGTGCAAGCAACTG AACTTCACGGCGTCGGGGGAAGCGGAGGAGCGGCGCTGCGGCCCCGCCCAGGAGCTGCTGGCCCGCGGCTGCGCCCCGACGGCGCTGGAGGAGCCCCGCGGGCGGCAGGAGGTGCTGCAGGAGCGGCCGCTGGGCTCGGGCCTCCGCGGCGAGGGGGCCACGCAGCTGACGCCGCAGCGGGTCCGCGTGGCGCTGCGCCccg GGGAGCCGCAGCGGCTGGCCGTGCGCTTCCGCCGGGCCGAGGGCTACCCGGTGGACCTGTACTACCTCATGGACCTGAGCTACTCCATGAAGGACGACCTGGAGCGCGTGCGCCAGCTCGGCCACGACCTGCTGGTGCGGCTGCGGGAGGTCACCCAGTCGGTGCGCATCG GCTTCGGCTCCTTCGTGGACAAGACGGTGCTGCCCTTCGTGAGCACGGTGCCCGCCAAGCTTcgccacccctgccccacccgGCTGGAGCGCTGCCAGCCGCCCTTCAGCTTCCGCCACGTGCTGTCCCTGACCGGCGATGCCACAGCCTTCGAGCGAGAGGTGGGCCGCCAGAGCGTGTCGGGCAACCTGGACTCGCCCGAAGGCGGCTTCGATGCCATTCTGCAGGCTGCGCTCTGCCAG GAGAAGATCGGCTGGAGAAACGTGTCCCGGCTGCTGGTGTTCACTTCAGACGACACGTTCCACACAGCTGGGGATGGGAAGTTGGGTGGCATTTTCATGCCCAGCGATGGGCACTGCCACTTGGACAGCAACGGCCTCTACAGTCGCAGCCCAGAGTTT GACTACCCCTCTGTGGGCCAGGTAGCCCAGGCCCTGTCCGCAGCAAACATCCAGCCCATCTTTGCCGTCACCAGTGCCACGCTGCCTGTCTACCAG GAGCTGAGCAAGCTGATTCCTAAGTCCGCAGTGGGGGAGCTGAGTGAGGACTCCAGCAACGTGGTACAGCTCATCATGGACGCGTACAAT AGCCTGTCATCCACTGTGACCCTCGAACACTCCGCGCTCCCTCCTGGGGTCCACATCTCCTATGAGTCTCTGTGTGGGGATCCTGAGAAGagggaggctgaggctggggaCCGCGGCCAGTGCAGCCACGTCCCCATCAACCACACG GTGAACTTTTTGGTTACTCTCCAAGCTACCCGCTGCCTCCCAGAGCCCCATCTTCTGAGGCTCCGAGCCCTTGGCTTCTCAGAAGAGCTGACTGTGGAGCTGCACACACTGTGTGACTGTAACTGCAGCGACACCCAGCCCCAGGCGCCCCACTGCAGTGACGGCCAGGGGCTCCTGCAGTGTGGGGTATGCAG ctgtGCCCCCGGCCGCCTGGGTAGGCTCTGTGAATGCTCGGAGGCTGAGCTGTCCTCCCCAGACCTGGAGTCTGGGTGCCGGGCCCCCAACGGGACAGGGCCCTTGTGCAGCGGGAAGGGACGGTGCCAGTGTGGACGCTGCAGCTGCAGTGGACAGAGCTCCGGGCCTCTGTGCGAGTGTGATGATGCCAGCTGTGAGCGACACGAGGGCATCCTCTGTGGAG GCTTTGGCCACTGCCAGTGTGGAAGGTGTCACTGCCACGCCAACCGCACCGGCTCAGCGTGCGAGTGCAGCATGGACACGGACAGCTGTCTCGGTCCAGAGGGGGAGGTCTGCAGCGGGCACGGGGACTGCAAGTGCAACCGCTGCCAGTGCCGGGACGGCTACTTCGGTGCCCTGTGTGAGCAGTGCTCAGGCTGCAAGACATCATGTGAGAGACACAG GgactgtgctgagtgtggggccTTTGGGACTGGTCCCCTGGCCACCAACTGCAGCGTGGCTTGTGCCCATTACAACGTGACTCTGGCTTTGGTCCCTGTCCTGGATGACGGCTGGTGCAAAGAGAGGACCCTAGACAACCAGCTGCTGTTCTTCCTGGTGGAGGAGGAAGCCGGAGGCATGGTTGTGTTGACAGTGAGACCCCAAGAGA GAGGCGCGGATCACACCCAGGCCATCGTGCTGGGCTGTGTAGGGGGCATCGTggcagtggggctggggctggtccTGGCTTACCGGCTCTCTGTGGAAATCTACGACCGCCGAGAATTTAGCCGCTTTGAGAAGGAGCAGAAGCACCTCAACTGGAAGCAG GAAAACAATCCTCTCTACAGAAGCGCCATCACGACCACGGTCAACCCCCAGTTTCAGGAGACAGGGAGTCTCCTTTCCTGA
- the ITGB7 gene encoding integrin beta-7 isoform X2, producing the protein MVALLTVLVLLLALRRGESELDAKISSAEKATEWRDPDLSLLGSCQPAPSCRECILSHPSCAWCKQLNFTASGEAEERRCGPAQELLARGCAPTALEEPRGRQEVLQERPLGSGLRGEGATQLTPQRVRVALRPGEPQRLAVRFRRAEGYPVDLYYLMDLSYSMKDDLERVRQLGHDLLVRLREVTQSVRIGFGSFVDKTVLPFVSTVPAKLRHPCPTRLERCQPPFSFRHVLSLTGDATAFEREVGRQSVSGNLDSPEGGFDAILQAALCQEKIGWRNVSRLLVFTSDDTFHTAGDGKLGGIFMPSDGHCHLDSNGLYSRSPEFDYPSVGQVAQALSAANIQPIFAVTSATLPVYQSLSSTVTLEHSALPPGVHISYESLCGDPEKREAEAGDRGQCSHVPINHTVNFLVTLQATRCLPEPHLLRLRALGFSEELTVELHTLCDCNCSDTQPQAPHCSDGQGLLQCGVCSCAPGRLGRLCECSEAELSSPDLESGCRAPNGTGPLCSGKGRCQCGRCSCSGQSSGPLCECDDASCERHEGILCGGFGHCQCGRCHCHANRTGSACECSMDTDSCLGPEGEVCSGHGDCKCNRCQCRDGYFGALCEQCSGCKTSCERHRDCAECGAFGTGPLATNCSVACAHYNVTLALVPVLDDGWCKERTLDNQLLFFLVEEEAGGMVVLTVRPQERGADHTQAIVLGCVGGIVAVGLGLVLAYRLSVEIYDRREFSRFEKEQKHLNWKQENNPLYRSAITTTVNPQFQETGSLLS; encoded by the exons ATGGTGGCTTTGTTAACGGTCCTTGTTCTCCTGCTGGCCCTGAGGAGAGGGGAGAGTGAATTGGATGCCAAGATCTCCTCCGCAGAGAAGGCCACAGAATGGAGGGATCCTGACCTGTCCCTGCTGGGGTCCTGCcagcctgccccctcctgccGGGAATGCATCCTCTCACACCCAAGTTGTGCGTGGTGCAAGCAACTG AACTTCACGGCGTCGGGGGAAGCGGAGGAGCGGCGCTGCGGCCCCGCCCAGGAGCTGCTGGCCCGCGGCTGCGCCCCGACGGCGCTGGAGGAGCCCCGCGGGCGGCAGGAGGTGCTGCAGGAGCGGCCGCTGGGCTCGGGCCTCCGCGGCGAGGGGGCCACGCAGCTGACGCCGCAGCGGGTCCGCGTGGCGCTGCGCCccg GGGAGCCGCAGCGGCTGGCCGTGCGCTTCCGCCGGGCCGAGGGCTACCCGGTGGACCTGTACTACCTCATGGACCTGAGCTACTCCATGAAGGACGACCTGGAGCGCGTGCGCCAGCTCGGCCACGACCTGCTGGTGCGGCTGCGGGAGGTCACCCAGTCGGTGCGCATCG GCTTCGGCTCCTTCGTGGACAAGACGGTGCTGCCCTTCGTGAGCACGGTGCCCGCCAAGCTTcgccacccctgccccacccgGCTGGAGCGCTGCCAGCCGCCCTTCAGCTTCCGCCACGTGCTGTCCCTGACCGGCGATGCCACAGCCTTCGAGCGAGAGGTGGGCCGCCAGAGCGTGTCGGGCAACCTGGACTCGCCCGAAGGCGGCTTCGATGCCATTCTGCAGGCTGCGCTCTGCCAG GAGAAGATCGGCTGGAGAAACGTGTCCCGGCTGCTGGTGTTCACTTCAGACGACACGTTCCACACAGCTGGGGATGGGAAGTTGGGTGGCATTTTCATGCCCAGCGATGGGCACTGCCACTTGGACAGCAACGGCCTCTACAGTCGCAGCCCAGAGTTT GACTACCCCTCTGTGGGCCAGGTAGCCCAGGCCCTGTCCGCAGCAAACATCCAGCCCATCTTTGCCGTCACCAGTGCCACGCTGCCTGTCTACCAG AGCCTGTCATCCACTGTGACCCTCGAACACTCCGCGCTCCCTCCTGGGGTCCACATCTCCTATGAGTCTCTGTGTGGGGATCCTGAGAAGagggaggctgaggctggggaCCGCGGCCAGTGCAGCCACGTCCCCATCAACCACACG GTGAACTTTTTGGTTACTCTCCAAGCTACCCGCTGCCTCCCAGAGCCCCATCTTCTGAGGCTCCGAGCCCTTGGCTTCTCAGAAGAGCTGACTGTGGAGCTGCACACACTGTGTGACTGTAACTGCAGCGACACCCAGCCCCAGGCGCCCCACTGCAGTGACGGCCAGGGGCTCCTGCAGTGTGGGGTATGCAG ctgtGCCCCCGGCCGCCTGGGTAGGCTCTGTGAATGCTCGGAGGCTGAGCTGTCCTCCCCAGACCTGGAGTCTGGGTGCCGGGCCCCCAACGGGACAGGGCCCTTGTGCAGCGGGAAGGGACGGTGCCAGTGTGGACGCTGCAGCTGCAGTGGACAGAGCTCCGGGCCTCTGTGCGAGTGTGATGATGCCAGCTGTGAGCGACACGAGGGCATCCTCTGTGGAG GCTTTGGCCACTGCCAGTGTGGAAGGTGTCACTGCCACGCCAACCGCACCGGCTCAGCGTGCGAGTGCAGCATGGACACGGACAGCTGTCTCGGTCCAGAGGGGGAGGTCTGCAGCGGGCACGGGGACTGCAAGTGCAACCGCTGCCAGTGCCGGGACGGCTACTTCGGTGCCCTGTGTGAGCAGTGCTCAGGCTGCAAGACATCATGTGAGAGACACAG GgactgtgctgagtgtggggccTTTGGGACTGGTCCCCTGGCCACCAACTGCAGCGTGGCTTGTGCCCATTACAACGTGACTCTGGCTTTGGTCCCTGTCCTGGATGACGGCTGGTGCAAAGAGAGGACCCTAGACAACCAGCTGCTGTTCTTCCTGGTGGAGGAGGAAGCCGGAGGCATGGTTGTGTTGACAGTGAGACCCCAAGAGA GAGGCGCGGATCACACCCAGGCCATCGTGCTGGGCTGTGTAGGGGGCATCGTggcagtggggctggggctggtccTGGCTTACCGGCTCTCTGTGGAAATCTACGACCGCCGAGAATTTAGCCGCTTTGAGAAGGAGCAGAAGCACCTCAACTGGAAGCAG GAAAACAATCCTCTCTACAGAAGCGCCATCACGACCACGGTCAACCCCCAGTTTCAGGAGACAGGGAGTCTCCTTTCCTGA
- the ITGB7 gene encoding integrin beta-7 isoform X3 — protein MHPLTPKLCVVQATELHGVGGSGGAALRPRPGAAGPRLRPDGAGGAPRAAGGAAGAAAGLGPPRRGGHAADAAAGPRGAAPRGAAAAGRALPPGRGLPGGPVLPHGPELLHEGRPGARAPARPRPAGAAAGGHPVGFGSFVDKTVLPFVSTVPAKLRHPCPTRLERCQPPFSFRHVLSLTGDATAFEREVGRQSVSGNLDSPEGGFDAILQAALCQEKIGWRNVSRLLVFTSDDTFHTAGDGKLGGIFMPSDGHCHLDSNGLYSRSPEFDYPSVGQVAQALSAANIQPIFAVTSATLPVYQELSKLIPKSAVGELSEDSSNVVQLIMDAYNSLSSTVTLEHSALPPGVHISYESLCGDPEKREAEAGDRGQCSHVPINHTVNFLVTLQATRCLPEPHLLRLRALGFSEELTVELHTLCDCNCSDTQPQAPHCSDGQGLLQCGVCSCAPGRLGRLCECSEAELSSPDLESGCRAPNGTGPLCSGKGRCQCGRCSCSGQSSGPLCECDDASCERHEGILCGGFGHCQCGRCHCHANRTGSACECSMDTDSCLGPEGEVCSGHGDCKCNRCQCRDGYFGALCEQCSGCKTSCERHRDCAECGAFGTGPLATNCSVACAHYNVTLALVPVLDDGWCKERTLDNQLLFFLVEEEAGGMVVLTVRPQERGADHTQAIVLGCVGGIVAVGLGLVLAYRLSVEIYDRREFSRFEKEQKHLNWKQENNPLYRSAITTTVNPQFQETGSLLS, from the exons ATGCATCCTCTCACACCCAAGTTGTGCGTGGTGCAAGCAACTG AACTTCACGGCGTCGGGGGAAGCGGAGGAGCGGCGCTGCGGCCCCGCCCAGGAGCTGCTGGCCCGCGGCTGCGCCCCGACGGCGCTGGAGGAGCCCCGCGGGCGGCAGGAGGTGCTGCAGGAGCGGCCGCTGGGCTCGGGCCTCCGCGGCGAGGGGGCCACGCAGCTGACGCCGCAGCGGGTCCGCGTGGCGCTGCGCCccg GGGAGCCGCAGCGGCTGGCCGTGCGCTTCCGCCGGGCCGAGGGCTACCCGGTGGACCTGTACTACCTCATGGACCTGAGCTACTCCATGAAGGACGACCTGGAGCGCGTGCGCCAGCTCGGCCACGACCTGCTGGTGCGGCTGCGGGAGGTCACCCAGTCG GCTTCGGCTCCTTCGTGGACAAGACGGTGCTGCCCTTCGTGAGCACGGTGCCCGCCAAGCTTcgccacccctgccccacccgGCTGGAGCGCTGCCAGCCGCCCTTCAGCTTCCGCCACGTGCTGTCCCTGACCGGCGATGCCACAGCCTTCGAGCGAGAGGTGGGCCGCCAGAGCGTGTCGGGCAACCTGGACTCGCCCGAAGGCGGCTTCGATGCCATTCTGCAGGCTGCGCTCTGCCAG GAGAAGATCGGCTGGAGAAACGTGTCCCGGCTGCTGGTGTTCACTTCAGACGACACGTTCCACACAGCTGGGGATGGGAAGTTGGGTGGCATTTTCATGCCCAGCGATGGGCACTGCCACTTGGACAGCAACGGCCTCTACAGTCGCAGCCCAGAGTTT GACTACCCCTCTGTGGGCCAGGTAGCCCAGGCCCTGTCCGCAGCAAACATCCAGCCCATCTTTGCCGTCACCAGTGCCACGCTGCCTGTCTACCAG GAGCTGAGCAAGCTGATTCCTAAGTCCGCAGTGGGGGAGCTGAGTGAGGACTCCAGCAACGTGGTACAGCTCATCATGGACGCGTACAAT AGCCTGTCATCCACTGTGACCCTCGAACACTCCGCGCTCCCTCCTGGGGTCCACATCTCCTATGAGTCTCTGTGTGGGGATCCTGAGAAGagggaggctgaggctggggaCCGCGGCCAGTGCAGCCACGTCCCCATCAACCACACG GTGAACTTTTTGGTTACTCTCCAAGCTACCCGCTGCCTCCCAGAGCCCCATCTTCTGAGGCTCCGAGCCCTTGGCTTCTCAGAAGAGCTGACTGTGGAGCTGCACACACTGTGTGACTGTAACTGCAGCGACACCCAGCCCCAGGCGCCCCACTGCAGTGACGGCCAGGGGCTCCTGCAGTGTGGGGTATGCAG ctgtGCCCCCGGCCGCCTGGGTAGGCTCTGTGAATGCTCGGAGGCTGAGCTGTCCTCCCCAGACCTGGAGTCTGGGTGCCGGGCCCCCAACGGGACAGGGCCCTTGTGCAGCGGGAAGGGACGGTGCCAGTGTGGACGCTGCAGCTGCAGTGGACAGAGCTCCGGGCCTCTGTGCGAGTGTGATGATGCCAGCTGTGAGCGACACGAGGGCATCCTCTGTGGAG GCTTTGGCCACTGCCAGTGTGGAAGGTGTCACTGCCACGCCAACCGCACCGGCTCAGCGTGCGAGTGCAGCATGGACACGGACAGCTGTCTCGGTCCAGAGGGGGAGGTCTGCAGCGGGCACGGGGACTGCAAGTGCAACCGCTGCCAGTGCCGGGACGGCTACTTCGGTGCCCTGTGTGAGCAGTGCTCAGGCTGCAAGACATCATGTGAGAGACACAG GgactgtgctgagtgtggggccTTTGGGACTGGTCCCCTGGCCACCAACTGCAGCGTGGCTTGTGCCCATTACAACGTGACTCTGGCTTTGGTCCCTGTCCTGGATGACGGCTGGTGCAAAGAGAGGACCCTAGACAACCAGCTGCTGTTCTTCCTGGTGGAGGAGGAAGCCGGAGGCATGGTTGTGTTGACAGTGAGACCCCAAGAGA GAGGCGCGGATCACACCCAGGCCATCGTGCTGGGCTGTGTAGGGGGCATCGTggcagtggggctggggctggtccTGGCTTACCGGCTCTCTGTGGAAATCTACGACCGCCGAGAATTTAGCCGCTTTGAGAAGGAGCAGAAGCACCTCAACTGGAAGCAG GAAAACAATCCTCTCTACAGAAGCGCCATCACGACCACGGTCAACCCCCAGTTTCAGGAGACAGGGAGTCTCCTTTCCTGA
- the ZNF740 gene encoding zinc finger protein 740 isoform X2: MKEASLLACEGLAGVSLVPTAASKKMMLSQIASKQAENGERAGSPDVLRCSSQGHRKDSDKSRSRKDDDSLAESSHSKKTVKKVVVVEQNGSFQVKIPKNFICEHCFGAFRSSYHLKRHILIHTGEKPFECDICDMRFIQKYHLERHKRVHSGEKPYQCERCHQCFSRTDRLLRHKRMCQGCQSKTSDGQFSL; encoded by the exons GCAAGTCTCCTGGCTTGTGAAGGCCTAGCAGGTGTGAGTTTGGTTCCTACTGCAGCCAGCAAGAAGATGATGCTGAGCCAGATTGCCAGCAAGCAGGCCGAGAATGGAGAGCGGGCAGGTAGCCCTGATGTGCTGAGGTGCTCGAGTCAG gGCCACCGAAAAGACAGTGATAAGTCCCGGAGTCGCAAAGATGATGACAGCTTGGCTGAGTCCTCTCATTCAAAGAAGACTGTTAAAAAG GTGGTGGTAGTGGAACAAAACGGCTCTTTTCAAGTAAAGATTcccaaaaattttatttgtgaacACTGCTTTGGAGCCTTTAGGAGCAGTTACCACCTGAAGCGGCACATCCTTATTCATACTG GTGAGAAGCCATTTGAGTGTGATATATGTGATATGCGCTTCATCCAGAAGTACCACCTGGAGCGTCACAAGCGTGTGCACAGTGGCGAAAAGCCCTACCAGTGCGAACGTTGTCATCAG tGTTTTTCTCGGACAGATCGATTACTCAGACACAAACGGATGTGCCAAGGGTGCCAGTCCAAGACTTCCGACGGGCAGTTTTCTCTATAG
- the ZNF740 gene encoding zinc finger protein 740 isoform X4 encodes MMLSQIASKQAENGERAGSPDVLRCSSQGHRKDSDKSRSRKDDDSLAESSHSKKTVKKVVVVEQNGSFQVKIPKNFICEHCFGAFRSSYHLKRHILIHTGEKPFECDICDMRFIQKYHLERHKRVHSGEKPYQCERCHQCFSRTDRLLRHKRMCQGCQSKTSDGQFSL; translated from the exons ATGATGCTGAGCCAGATTGCCAGCAAGCAGGCCGAGAATGGAGAGCGGGCAGGTAGCCCTGATGTGCTGAGGTGCTCGAGTCAG gGCCACCGAAAAGACAGTGATAAGTCCCGGAGTCGCAAAGATGATGACAGCTTGGCTGAGTCCTCTCATTCAAAGAAGACTGTTAAAAAG GTGGTGGTAGTGGAACAAAACGGCTCTTTTCAAGTAAAGATTcccaaaaattttatttgtgaacACTGCTTTGGAGCCTTTAGGAGCAGTTACCACCTGAAGCGGCACATCCTTATTCATACTG GTGAGAAGCCATTTGAGTGTGATATATGTGATATGCGCTTCATCCAGAAGTACCACCTGGAGCGTCACAAGCGTGTGCACAGTGGCGAAAAGCCCTACCAGTGCGAACGTTGTCATCAG tGTTTTTCTCGGACAGATCGATTACTCAGACACAAACGGATGTGCCAAGGGTGCCAGTCCAAGACTTCCGACGGGCAGTTTTCTCTATAG
- the ZNF740 gene encoding zinc finger protein 740 isoform X1, with protein MAQASLLACEGLAGVSLVPTAASKKMMLSQIASKQAENGERAGSPDVLRCSSQGHRKDSDKSRSRKDDDSLAESSHSKKTVKKVVVVEQNGSFQVKIPKNFICEHCFGAFRSSYHLKRHILIHTGEKPFECDICDMRFIQKYHLERHKRVHSGEKPYQCERCHQCFSRTDRLLRHKRMCQGCQSKTSDGQFSL; from the exons GCAAGTCTCCTGGCTTGTGAAGGCCTAGCAGGTGTGAGTTTGGTTCCTACTGCAGCCAGCAAGAAGATGATGCTGAGCCAGATTGCCAGCAAGCAGGCCGAGAATGGAGAGCGGGCAGGTAGCCCTGATGTGCTGAGGTGCTCGAGTCAG gGCCACCGAAAAGACAGTGATAAGTCCCGGAGTCGCAAAGATGATGACAGCTTGGCTGAGTCCTCTCATTCAAAGAAGACTGTTAAAAAG GTGGTGGTAGTGGAACAAAACGGCTCTTTTCAAGTAAAGATTcccaaaaattttatttgtgaacACTGCTTTGGAGCCTTTAGGAGCAGTTACCACCTGAAGCGGCACATCCTTATTCATACTG GTGAGAAGCCATTTGAGTGTGATATATGTGATATGCGCTTCATCCAGAAGTACCACCTGGAGCGTCACAAGCGTGTGCACAGTGGCGAAAAGCCCTACCAGTGCGAACGTTGTCATCAG tGTTTTTCTCGGACAGATCGATTACTCAGACACAAACGGATGTGCCAAGGGTGCCAGTCCAAGACTTCCGACGGGCAGTTTTCTCTATAG
- the ZNF740 gene encoding zinc finger protein 740 isoform X3: protein MAQASLLACEGLAGVSLVPTAASKKMMLSQIASKQAENGERAGSPDVLRCSSQGHRKDSDKSRSRKDDDSLAESSHSKKTVKKVVVVEQNGSFQVKIPKNFICEHCFGAFRSSYHLKRHILIHTGEKPFECDICDMRFIQKYHLERHKRVHSGEKPYQCERCHQFLRTQ, encoded by the exons GCAAGTCTCCTGGCTTGTGAAGGCCTAGCAGGTGTGAGTTTGGTTCCTACTGCAGCCAGCAAGAAGATGATGCTGAGCCAGATTGCCAGCAAGCAGGCCGAGAATGGAGAGCGGGCAGGTAGCCCTGATGTGCTGAGGTGCTCGAGTCAG gGCCACCGAAAAGACAGTGATAAGTCCCGGAGTCGCAAAGATGATGACAGCTTGGCTGAGTCCTCTCATTCAAAGAAGACTGTTAAAAAG GTGGTGGTAGTGGAACAAAACGGCTCTTTTCAAGTAAAGATTcccaaaaattttatttgtgaacACTGCTTTGGAGCCTTTAGGAGCAGTTACCACCTGAAGCGGCACATCCTTATTCATACTG GTGAGAAGCCATTTGAGTGTGATATATGTGATATGCGCTTCATCCAGAAGTACCACCTGGAGCGTCACAAGCGTGTGCACAGTGGCGAAAAGCCCTACCAGTGCGAACGTTGTCATCAG TTTCTAAGGACACAGTAG
- the ZNF740 gene encoding zinc finger protein 740 isoform X5: MAQASLLACEGLAGVSLVPTAASKKMMLSQIASKQAENGERAGSPDVLRCSSQGHRKDSDKSRSRKDDDSLAESSHSKKTVKKVVVVEQNGSFQVKIPKNFICEHCFGAFRSSYHLKRHILIHTGEKPFECDICDMRFIQKYHLERHKRVHSGEKPYQCERCHQS, translated from the exons GCAAGTCTCCTGGCTTGTGAAGGCCTAGCAGGTGTGAGTTTGGTTCCTACTGCAGCCAGCAAGAAGATGATGCTGAGCCAGATTGCCAGCAAGCAGGCCGAGAATGGAGAGCGGGCAGGTAGCCCTGATGTGCTGAGGTGCTCGAGTCAG gGCCACCGAAAAGACAGTGATAAGTCCCGGAGTCGCAAAGATGATGACAGCTTGGCTGAGTCCTCTCATTCAAAGAAGACTGTTAAAAAG GTGGTGGTAGTGGAACAAAACGGCTCTTTTCAAGTAAAGATTcccaaaaattttatttgtgaacACTGCTTTGGAGCCTTTAGGAGCAGTTACCACCTGAAGCGGCACATCCTTATTCATACTG GTGAGAAGCCATTTGAGTGTGATATATGTGATATGCGCTTCATCCAGAAGTACCACCTGGAGCGTCACAAGCGTGTGCACAGTGGCGAAAAGCCCTACCAGTGCGAACGTTGTCATCAG AGTTAA